The Bacillus zhangzhouensis region ATATCCTGTCTCGCATTCCCCATCGCAATCCCAACACCAGCAGCTCGAAGCATTGATTCATCATTTAAACTGTCTCCTACAGCCGCTGTCTGGCTTAAAGGAATACCTAGTCTTTCTGTCAGCCTTGTTAATGCCTTTCCTTTAGACGCGTCCTTTGAACCAATTTCAACGTTATGATCAGCCGAACTGACCAATGTTAAATCTGAATCATCACCAAACATATCCCATCCGGCTTTCAATCTGTCTTGAAAGAAAGAAAAACCTAAGATGTTGTAAAATGAAAGCTTTCGATTCTCACGAAACAATTCTTCATATGTATCAATATAAGAAAAACCTGACTGGCTGTATTGAACTTCTGCCGCTTGCTTTAAGACATTCTGATCCGTTTCTGGATTTGCACTTTTTAAACGGTCCATTTCAATCGCAAGAAGTTCTCTGCCGCGATTTGGTGTGAAAATGGCTTCGTTAGTAAAAACTTCATAATAATAATCACGTTCTTCAAGCCATGACAATATGTGTTTAGCCTTTTCTTCTTGTAAAGCAGCTGAATGGTACACTTGTCCAGTTGGATCATGAATCACAGCTCCATTGGCACTGATCACCCATGTATTCATACCAAGCTGGTCAAAAATAGACCTCACGTCAAAATACGCTCTCCCTGTTGAAACGACAACCTCAATTCCATTCGCAGCTGCTTCCTTTAATGCCTGCTCGTTTTCTTGACTCACTTTGTGTTCACTGTTCAATAAAGTTCCATCTAAATCCGTTGCGATTAATTGAATGTTTGTCATCGTTCTCTCCTTTTTGTCTGTATTATCAACCGACATACCGTTAACAAAATCCATCATCATTATGAAATGAGTATCCACTATTTGCAAGAGCTGATCCGTTAAACAGTGAATAAAAGGGTATCCGGCCACACAATAAGACCGGATACACACAAAGGGGATTCACAAGAGGACACATGACCTATACAAAGAAGCATTGGTTCTATTACGCAGTGTGTTCATATGCACAAGGCAGCATCTATCAGCTTTAGCTAGAGGGGGGGCTGTCAGATGATAGACGTTGCCTTTTGATTCGGGACTTGCCTCCTTTCCTTTCAGCTACCCCTAGTCTACTGAGAAAGGCCTTATGTGACAAAACATGAAAATAGCAAAATAGGTCTTCAAATTCTCTATATCCTCGTTAATTTCTGTTTTTTACCGCTTGCGTATAAAACATCATCTTGTTTTGTTTGATGAAAAACTTATTTTTCATAAATTGATAAAAAATATCTGAATGAATCCAGTTATTAGAAGGCATGTGAATATAATCAGATCCGTCCCACGCAAACCAATAAAAACAAAGCCGGCCGTCATGAACCGACAGCTGAAACTCAAAGCAGTCCATTTGATCCTCGGTAACGTATTGAAACGTGAATATCTCTCCTTCTTCCATATACACATCACAAAATGAAAGAATGTCTCCCCACGAATAAACACGTATATTACTCTTTGCTTTCTCCTCGCCAATATGAATGTTTTGCAATTGATAGGACTCCATAAACCTCTCCTTTCACTCATGTGCAGCTAGTTCTATGCAGGCAGTGGTTTCATTTATACAGATGTTGTATGCTATAATGATACTTATGAATAATGAACGCTTGTGAGGTGATAAATATGAAAACCTTTAGGCTCATTGATTTAAAAATTGAACTTGATCCAGAGCAAGATAAAAT contains the following coding sequences:
- a CDS encoding Cof-type HAD-IIB family hydrolase — translated: MQLIATDLDGTLLNSEHKVSQENEQALKEAAANGIEVVVSTGRAYFDVRSIFDQLGMNTWVISANGAVIHDPTGQVYHSAALQEEKAKHILSWLEERDYYYEVFTNEAIFTPNRGRELLAIEMDRLKSANPETDQNVLKQAAEVQYSQSGFSYIDTYEELFRENRKLSFYNILGFSFFQDRLKAGWDMFGDDSDLTLVSSADHNVEIGSKDASKGKALTRLTERLGIPLSQTAAVGDSLNDESMLRAAGVGIAMGNARQDIKEIADHVTLSNDEHGVAHMIRHLLK